A single genomic interval of Juglans regia cultivar Chandler chromosome 1, Walnut 2.0, whole genome shotgun sequence harbors:
- the LOC108996001 gene encoding protein NRT1/ PTR FAMILY 5.2-like isoform X1, with the protein MATVEEKGFADGRDDYTQDGTVDLKGRPVLRSKSGGWKACSFIVGYEVFERMAYYGIASNLVLYLTKELHEGTVKSSNNVTNWVGTVWMTPVLGAYIADTYLGRYWTFVIASAIYLVGMFLLTLAVSVPALRPPSCGHGVKEEDCTKKASSLQVGIFYCALYIIAVGTGGTKPNISTMGADQFDDFDTKERTQKLSFFNWWMFSIFFGTLFSNTFLIYIQDNVGWSIGYGLPTIGLLVSVLVFLVGTRFYRHKVPSESPITRIGRALVAAIRKWQVPVPNDPKELHELSLEDYSKSGKFRIEYTPLLRFLDKAAVKKGSSSPWLLCPVTQVEETKQMVKMIPILIATFVPSAIIAQVGTLFIKQGTTLDRSIGPTFKIPPACLTAFVTIFMLLSIPIYDRYFVPTVRRYTKNPRGITLLQRLGIGLVLHVIIMVTACLAERKRLSVARENHMFDKKDTVPLTIFILLPQFALTGVADAFVEVAKLEFFYDQAPEGMKSLGTSYFTSSLGIGHFLSSFLLTTVSDITKRNGHKGWILDNLNVSHLDYYYGFLAILSFLNLFFFLLVARLFVYNNDMTESERGLAMEASVLSKASSQDNEVLKKGIS; encoded by the exons ATGGCAACGGTAGAAGAGAAAGGCTTTGCAGATGGAAGAGACGATTACACACAAGATGGGACTGTAGATCTCAAAGGTAGACCCGTTTTAAGATCAAAGAGTGGAGGATGGAAAGCTTGTTCCTTCATTGTAG GATATGAAGTCTTTGAGAGGATGGCATATTATGGGATAGCATCAAACCTGGTGCTATATTTGACAAAAGAGCTCCATGAAGGCACTGTAAAATCTTCAAACAATGTCACCAACTGGGTTGGTACTGTATGGATGACACCCGTTTTAGGTGCATACATCGCAGATACTTATCTTGGCCGATACTGGACTTTCGTCATTGCTTCAGCAATTTATCTCGtg GGAATGTTCCTCTTAACCCTGGCAGTCTCAGTGCCAGCATTAAGACCACCATCTTGTGGCCATGGTGTTAAAGAAGAAGATTGCACTAAAAAGGCGTCATCTTTGCAAGTGGGTATTTTCTATTGTGCCTTGTATATAATAGCTGTTGGGACAGGTGGAACCAAACCCAACATTTCAACCATGGGGGCAGATCAGTTTGATGACTTTGATACCAAGGAAAGGACCCAAAAGCTCTCCTTCTTTAATTGGTGGATGTTTAGCATTTTCTTTGGCACTCTCTTCTCCAACACTTTTCTGATATACATACAAGACAATGTGGGGTGGAGCATTGGTTATGGCCTCCCAACAATTGGGCTCTTGGTTTcagttttggttttcttggtaGGCACTCGATTTTATAGGCACAAAGTTCCTTCAGAGAGTCCTATAACTAGGATAGGCAGAGCTCTTGTGGCTGCAATAAGGAAATGGCAGGTACCTGTCCCCAATGACCCAAAAGAGCTTCATGAGCTGAGCTTGGAAGATTACTCCAAAAGTGGGAAATTCAGAATTGAGTACACCCCTCTCTTAAG ATTCCTTGACAAAGCAGCAGTAAAGAAAGGGTCAAGCTCACCATGGCTGCTATGCCCAGTGACCCAAGTAGAAGAAACCAAgcaaatggtgaaaatgattCCTATTTTGATTGCGACTTTCGTACCGAGCGCCATAATAGCCCAAGTAGGTACACTTTTCATCAAACAAGGCACCACCCTGGACAGGAGCATTGGTCCTACTTTCAAAATCCCACCAGCATGCCTCACAGCTTTTGTAACCATCTTCATGCTGCTCAGCATTCCAATCTATGACCGCTACTTTGTCCCAACAGTAAGGCGCTACACGAAGAACCCTAGAGGGATTACATTGCTGCAGAGACTAGGTATTggccttgtgttgcatgtcatTATCATGGTCACAGCTTGCTTGGCTGAGAGAAAGAGACTCAGTGTTGCAAGAGAAAATCACATGTTTGACAAAAAGGATACAGTTCCCCTTACTATTTTCATTCTCCTCCCTCAGTTTGCATTGACAGGGGTTGCTGATGCCTTTGTGGAAGTTGCAAAGTTGGAGTTTTTCTATGATCAAGCTCCAGAAGGCATGAAAAGCCTGGGGACCTCATATTTCACTAGCAGCTTGGGGATTGGACACTTTCTCAGTAGTTTTCTTTTAACAACAGTTTCTGATATCACCAAGAGAAATGGCCACAAGGGTTGGATTTTGGACAATCTAAATGTCTCTCATTTAGACTACTATTATGGTTTCCTGGCAATCCTGAGCTTTCTcaacctcttcttttttctgctCGTCGCAAGGTTGTTTGTTTATAATAATGACATGACAGAATCCGAGAGGGGCTTGGCAATGGAAGCTTCAGTACTGAGCAAAGCTTCATCTCAAGATAATGAAGTCTTGAAGAAAGGAATAAGCTGA
- the LOC108996001 gene encoding protein NRT1/ PTR FAMILY 5.2-like isoform X2, producing MAYYGIASNLVLYLTKELHEGTVKSSNNVTNWVGTVWMTPVLGAYIADTYLGRYWTFVIASAIYLVGMFLLTLAVSVPALRPPSCGHGVKEEDCTKKASSLQVGIFYCALYIIAVGTGGTKPNISTMGADQFDDFDTKERTQKLSFFNWWMFSIFFGTLFSNTFLIYIQDNVGWSIGYGLPTIGLLVSVLVFLVGTRFYRHKVPSESPITRIGRALVAAIRKWQVPVPNDPKELHELSLEDYSKSGKFRIEYTPLLRFLDKAAVKKGSSSPWLLCPVTQVEETKQMVKMIPILIATFVPSAIIAQVGTLFIKQGTTLDRSIGPTFKIPPACLTAFVTIFMLLSIPIYDRYFVPTVRRYTKNPRGITLLQRLGIGLVLHVIIMVTACLAERKRLSVARENHMFDKKDTVPLTIFILLPQFALTGVADAFVEVAKLEFFYDQAPEGMKSLGTSYFTSSLGIGHFLSSFLLTTVSDITKRNGHKGWILDNLNVSHLDYYYGFLAILSFLNLFFFLLVARLFVYNNDMTESERGLAMEASVLSKASSQDNEVLKKGIS from the exons ATGGCATATTATGGGATAGCATCAAACCTGGTGCTATATTTGACAAAAGAGCTCCATGAAGGCACTGTAAAATCTTCAAACAATGTCACCAACTGGGTTGGTACTGTATGGATGACACCCGTTTTAGGTGCATACATCGCAGATACTTATCTTGGCCGATACTGGACTTTCGTCATTGCTTCAGCAATTTATCTCGtg GGAATGTTCCTCTTAACCCTGGCAGTCTCAGTGCCAGCATTAAGACCACCATCTTGTGGCCATGGTGTTAAAGAAGAAGATTGCACTAAAAAGGCGTCATCTTTGCAAGTGGGTATTTTCTATTGTGCCTTGTATATAATAGCTGTTGGGACAGGTGGAACCAAACCCAACATTTCAACCATGGGGGCAGATCAGTTTGATGACTTTGATACCAAGGAAAGGACCCAAAAGCTCTCCTTCTTTAATTGGTGGATGTTTAGCATTTTCTTTGGCACTCTCTTCTCCAACACTTTTCTGATATACATACAAGACAATGTGGGGTGGAGCATTGGTTATGGCCTCCCAACAATTGGGCTCTTGGTTTcagttttggttttcttggtaGGCACTCGATTTTATAGGCACAAAGTTCCTTCAGAGAGTCCTATAACTAGGATAGGCAGAGCTCTTGTGGCTGCAATAAGGAAATGGCAGGTACCTGTCCCCAATGACCCAAAAGAGCTTCATGAGCTGAGCTTGGAAGATTACTCCAAAAGTGGGAAATTCAGAATTGAGTACACCCCTCTCTTAAG ATTCCTTGACAAAGCAGCAGTAAAGAAAGGGTCAAGCTCACCATGGCTGCTATGCCCAGTGACCCAAGTAGAAGAAACCAAgcaaatggtgaaaatgattCCTATTTTGATTGCGACTTTCGTACCGAGCGCCATAATAGCCCAAGTAGGTACACTTTTCATCAAACAAGGCACCACCCTGGACAGGAGCATTGGTCCTACTTTCAAAATCCCACCAGCATGCCTCACAGCTTTTGTAACCATCTTCATGCTGCTCAGCATTCCAATCTATGACCGCTACTTTGTCCCAACAGTAAGGCGCTACACGAAGAACCCTAGAGGGATTACATTGCTGCAGAGACTAGGTATTggccttgtgttgcatgtcatTATCATGGTCACAGCTTGCTTGGCTGAGAGAAAGAGACTCAGTGTTGCAAGAGAAAATCACATGTTTGACAAAAAGGATACAGTTCCCCTTACTATTTTCATTCTCCTCCCTCAGTTTGCATTGACAGGGGTTGCTGATGCCTTTGTGGAAGTTGCAAAGTTGGAGTTTTTCTATGATCAAGCTCCAGAAGGCATGAAAAGCCTGGGGACCTCATATTTCACTAGCAGCTTGGGGATTGGACACTTTCTCAGTAGTTTTCTTTTAACAACAGTTTCTGATATCACCAAGAGAAATGGCCACAAGGGTTGGATTTTGGACAATCTAAATGTCTCTCATTTAGACTACTATTATGGTTTCCTGGCAATCCTGAGCTTTCTcaacctcttcttttttctgctCGTCGCAAGGTTGTTTGTTTATAATAATGACATGACAGAATCCGAGAGGGGCTTGGCAATGGAAGCTTCAGTACTGAGCAAAGCTTCATCTCAAGATAATGAAGTCTTGAAGAAAGGAATAAGCTGA
- the LOC108996002 gene encoding heterogeneous nuclear ribonucleoprotein 1-like, giving the protein MDSDEGKVFIGGIAWDTTEDTLRDYFGQYGQVSQAVIMRDKPTGRPRGFGFVVFSDPSVLDSILQDRHTIDGRTVEVKRALSREEQQTSSRTGNFNAGRASGEGGNFKTKKIFVGGLPSNLTEDEFRQYFESYGQVTDVVIMYDQNTQRPRGFGFISFETEDAVDSVLRKTFHDLSGKAVEVKRALPKDANPGGGARGGGYQGYTASGANSNTFDSRTDGSRYMQPQTTAGGFPPYPGYGGPGYGYGGYGSYGVSGYGSASTGFGGPTGAYGNPNAPNASYGSGAPGGFKNTWSGQTSPGYGVSGYGGNAGYGTAASWNSPGGVGFISAPRGQSPSGASGYGNQVYGYSNYGGSDNPYSGGYGAAGGRGGSAPSSNAGAGASGAEQQGMGGGYMGSGYGDTNGTSGYSNAGWRSDPSQATGGYGAGYGGTQSR; this is encoded by the exons atGGATTCGGACGAAGGAAAGGTTTTCATAGGAGGAATAGCGTGGGACACGACCGAGGACACTCTGAGAGACTACTTCGGCCAGTATGGCCAGGTCTCCCAGGCGGTCATCATGCGCGACAAGCCCACCGGCCGCCCTCGTGGCTTCGGCTTTGTCGTCTTCTCCGACCCTTCCGTCCTCGACAGTATACTCCAGGATAGACACACCATCGATGGCCGTACG GTGGAGGTAAAAAGGGCTTTATCAAGAGAAGAACAGCAGACTTCCTCTAGAACTGGAAATTTTAATGCTGGCAGAGCCTCTGGAGAGGGAGGAAATTTTAAGACCAAAAAGATATTTGTTGGAGGGTTGCCTTCCAACCTGACAGAAGATGAGTTTCGTCAGTATTTTGAAAGTTATGGACAAGTAACTGATGTGGTAATCATGTATGACCAGAATACTCAACGGCCTCGTGGTTTTGGTTTCATATCGTTTGAAACTGAGGATGCAGTTGATAGTGTTCTTCGCAAGACTTTCCATGACTTGAGTGGTAAAGCAGTTGAGGTAAAACGAGCCCTTCCTAAAGATGCAAATCCTGGTGGTGGGGCACGGGGTGGGGGCTATCAAGGTTATACTGCCTCTGGTGCAAATTCAAATACATTTGATAGTCGGACAGATGGCAGTAGATATATGCAGCCTCAAACTACTGCAGGTGGTTTCCCACCGTACCCTGGCTATGGTGGACCAGGCTATGGTTATGGCGGTTATGGCAGTTATGGTGTTAGTGGTTACGGGAGTGCAAGCACTGGATTTGGCGGTCCTACAGGGGCATATGGCAACCCAAATGCCCCTAATGCTAGTTATGGAAGTGGGGCGCCTGGTGGGTTTAAAAATACTTGGAGTGGCCAGACTTCTCCTGGGTATGGCGTTTCAGGCTATGGTGGGAATGCAGGGTATGGAACTGCAGCTTCTTGGAATTCTCCAGGTGGTGTTGGTTTCATTTCTGCCCCACGGGGTCAATCTCCAAGTGGGGCTTCTGGGTATGGGAATCAAGTTTATGGATACAGTAATTATGGTGGAAGTGATAATCCTTATTCTGGTGGGTATGGGGCTGCAGGAGGGCGTGGTGGAAGTGCCCCAAGTAGCAATGCTGGTGCTGGTGCTAGTGGAGCAGAGCAACAGGGGATGGGTGGTGGCTACATGGGTAGTGGCTATGGTGACACAAATGGAACTTCAGGGTACTCCAATGCAGGGTGGAGATCGGACCCTTCACAGGCCACTGGCGGTTATGGGGCTGGCTATGGTGGCACTCAGTCCAGGTAG
- the LOC108995897 gene encoding uncharacterized protein LOC108995897 isoform X1: MGCFLACFGSSKDGRKRRKQSRNKVRPRDHQRTLSCKPVQSTVSLTQGASQNPNTTPVPQIRQIRDEVEEELSFRARKKVTFDSNVKTYEHVSCDDSQDFSLESEGGGKKGEENVAKSNQSKSSSEDSLITSGSGSYPPPNYRYQNCRDSDDEYEEPDNDDSDLDCDYDDDNSGIEDNGLYGDDDDDRIVKSRRTISAAHIFTEEVESPMPICALRDGEVKPIGSNPYARDRSVYVHPVLNPVENLTQWKAVKAKGGQPLKPQKENFVSNQESCVPLGTDQSFEELSFSFRSKTDQSKKSNQEIAVDASLSNWLVSSETTPVNKTSTNCLNTILPEKSMLHGSNSLRCQDDRPILGALTVEELKQFSASSSPRRSPSRSPDEMPIIGTVGTYWSHNTVPTKDSGSASSYKGIPNTTSKYREDKRVNWHSTPFETRLDRALKEGVA; this comes from the exons ATGGGTTGCTTTCTTGCTTGTTTTGGTTCCTCTAAAGATGGGAGGAAACGAAGGAAACAGAGCCGGAACAAGGTTCGGCCTCGTGATCACCAA AGAACTCTAAGTTGCAAACCTGTGCAATCTACTGTTTCTTTGACGCAGGGCGCCTCCCAAAATCCCAACACCACCCCAGTTCCACAAATTCGACAAATCCG GGATGAGGTTGAGGAAGAGTTGAGCTTCAGGGCCAGAAAGAAAGTAACATTTGACTCCAATGTCAAAACCTATGAACATGTTTCATGTGATGATAGTCAGGATTTTTCATTGGAGAGTGAAGGAGGTGGGAAGAAAGGGGAGGAAAATGTAGCAAAATCAAACCAATCTAAGTCCTCTTCAGAAGATAGCTTGATCACGTCAGGCTCAGGATCTTATCCACCACCAAATTATAGGTACCAAAATTGCAGGGACAGCGATGATGAGTACGAAGAACCAGACAATGACGATAGTGATCTTGATTGTGATTATGATGACGATAACAGTGGAATCGAGGATAACGGTTTATATGGGGATGATGACGATGATAGAATTGTGAAATCAAGAAGAACAATTTCTGCAGCTCATATATTTACCGAGGAGGTTGAAAGTCCTATGCCAATATGTGCTTTGCGAGATGGGGAAGTGAAGCCAATTGGGTCTAACCCATATGCTCGAGATAGGAGTGTTTATGTCCATCCGGTGCTGAACCCAGTAGAAAATCTTACACAATGGAAAGCTGTTAAGGCTAAAGGGGGGCAACCATTGAAGCCTCAGAAAGAGAATTTTGTCTCGAATCAAGAATCCTGTGTTCCATTGGGTACGGATcaaagttttgaggaattatcATTTAGTTTCAGGTCGAAAACTGATCAATCTAAAAAGTCGAACCAAGAAATAGCAGTTGATGCAAGCCTTTCAAACTGGTTGGTTTCATCCGAGACTACTCCTGTCAATAAGACTAGCACAAACTGTCTTAATACCATTTTGCCCGAGAAAAGCATGTTACATGGATCAAATTCTTTAAGGTGTCAAGACGATAGACCGATTTTAGGAGCATTAACTGTTGAAGAACTCAAGCAATTTTCTGCTTCTTCTTCACCAAGGAGGTCTCCGAGTCGAAGTCCCGATGAGATGCCCATAATAGGCACAGTTGGGACCTACTGGAGTCACAACACTGTCCCTACCAAGGATTCTGGCTCTGCCTCTTCCTACAAAGGAATACCAAACACGACCAGCAAGTACAGAGAG GATAAGAGAGTGAATTGGCACTCTACCCCATTTGAAACGAGATTGGATAGAGCTTTGAAGGAGGGTGTTGCTTGA
- the LOC108995897 gene encoding uncharacterized protein LOC108995897 isoform X2 has product MGCFLACFGSSKDGRKRRKQSRNKVRPRDHQGASQNPNTTPVPQIRQIRDEVEEELSFRARKKVTFDSNVKTYEHVSCDDSQDFSLESEGGGKKGEENVAKSNQSKSSSEDSLITSGSGSYPPPNYRYQNCRDSDDEYEEPDNDDSDLDCDYDDDNSGIEDNGLYGDDDDDRIVKSRRTISAAHIFTEEVESPMPICALRDGEVKPIGSNPYARDRSVYVHPVLNPVENLTQWKAVKAKGGQPLKPQKENFVSNQESCVPLGTDQSFEELSFSFRSKTDQSKKSNQEIAVDASLSNWLVSSETTPVNKTSTNCLNTILPEKSMLHGSNSLRCQDDRPILGALTVEELKQFSASSSPRRSPSRSPDEMPIIGTVGTYWSHNTVPTKDSGSASSYKGIPNTTSKYREDKRVNWHSTPFETRLDRALKEGVA; this is encoded by the exons ATGGGTTGCTTTCTTGCTTGTTTTGGTTCCTCTAAAGATGGGAGGAAACGAAGGAAACAGAGCCGGAACAAGGTTCGGCCTCGTGATCACCAA GGCGCCTCCCAAAATCCCAACACCACCCCAGTTCCACAAATTCGACAAATCCG GGATGAGGTTGAGGAAGAGTTGAGCTTCAGGGCCAGAAAGAAAGTAACATTTGACTCCAATGTCAAAACCTATGAACATGTTTCATGTGATGATAGTCAGGATTTTTCATTGGAGAGTGAAGGAGGTGGGAAGAAAGGGGAGGAAAATGTAGCAAAATCAAACCAATCTAAGTCCTCTTCAGAAGATAGCTTGATCACGTCAGGCTCAGGATCTTATCCACCACCAAATTATAGGTACCAAAATTGCAGGGACAGCGATGATGAGTACGAAGAACCAGACAATGACGATAGTGATCTTGATTGTGATTATGATGACGATAACAGTGGAATCGAGGATAACGGTTTATATGGGGATGATGACGATGATAGAATTGTGAAATCAAGAAGAACAATTTCTGCAGCTCATATATTTACCGAGGAGGTTGAAAGTCCTATGCCAATATGTGCTTTGCGAGATGGGGAAGTGAAGCCAATTGGGTCTAACCCATATGCTCGAGATAGGAGTGTTTATGTCCATCCGGTGCTGAACCCAGTAGAAAATCTTACACAATGGAAAGCTGTTAAGGCTAAAGGGGGGCAACCATTGAAGCCTCAGAAAGAGAATTTTGTCTCGAATCAAGAATCCTGTGTTCCATTGGGTACGGATcaaagttttgaggaattatcATTTAGTTTCAGGTCGAAAACTGATCAATCTAAAAAGTCGAACCAAGAAATAGCAGTTGATGCAAGCCTTTCAAACTGGTTGGTTTCATCCGAGACTACTCCTGTCAATAAGACTAGCACAAACTGTCTTAATACCATTTTGCCCGAGAAAAGCATGTTACATGGATCAAATTCTTTAAGGTGTCAAGACGATAGACCGATTTTAGGAGCATTAACTGTTGAAGAACTCAAGCAATTTTCTGCTTCTTCTTCACCAAGGAGGTCTCCGAGTCGAAGTCCCGATGAGATGCCCATAATAGGCACAGTTGGGACCTACTGGAGTCACAACACTGTCCCTACCAAGGATTCTGGCTCTGCCTCTTCCTACAAAGGAATACCAAACACGACCAGCAAGTACAGAGAG GATAAGAGAGTGAATTGGCACTCTACCCCATTTGAAACGAGATTGGATAGAGCTTTGAAGGAGGGTGTTGCTTGA